In Variovorax paradoxus, a single genomic region encodes these proteins:
- a CDS encoding ABC transporter permease, translating to MSAAKSYDERSIWWRVAADFLHSRIAIGGLVVLGIVVLAALLAPWITPQNPYDLLQLDVLDARLPPGSHSSEGGYTYWLGTDGQGRDLYSAIVYGLRISLTVGVGSALIAAVVGTLVGLIAAYAGGKVDALLMRLVDLLLSFPTILMALMILAYVGKGVGNVMLTLVLLEWAYYARTARGQALVEARREYVDAAQGQGIPRWRIVTGHILPNCLPPLLVIGALQIARAITLEATLSFLGLGVPITEPSLGLLISNGYQYLLSNEYWISFFPGVALLAAIVAINLVGDQLRDVLNPRLQK from the coding sequence ATGAGCGCAGCAAAAAGCTACGACGAGCGCTCGATCTGGTGGCGCGTGGCCGCCGACTTCCTGCATTCGCGCATCGCCATCGGCGGGCTGGTGGTGCTCGGCATCGTGGTGCTGGCCGCGCTGCTCGCGCCGTGGATCACGCCGCAGAACCCCTACGACCTGCTGCAGCTGGACGTGCTCGACGCGCGCCTGCCGCCGGGCTCGCACAGCAGCGAGGGCGGCTACACCTACTGGCTCGGCACCGACGGGCAGGGCCGCGACCTGTACTCGGCCATCGTCTACGGGCTGCGCATCAGCCTGACGGTGGGCGTGGGCTCGGCGCTGATCGCCGCGGTGGTCGGCACGCTGGTCGGCCTGATTGCCGCCTATGCCGGCGGCAAGGTTGACGCGCTGCTCATGCGCCTGGTCGACCTGCTGCTGTCCTTCCCGACCATCCTGATGGCGCTGATGATCCTGGCCTATGTCGGCAAGGGCGTGGGCAACGTGATGCTCACGCTGGTGCTGCTCGAATGGGCCTACTACGCGCGCACCGCCCGCGGCCAGGCATTGGTCGAGGCGCGGCGCGAATATGTGGATGCGGCGCAGGGGCAGGGCATCCCGCGCTGGCGCATCGTCACCGGCCACATCCTGCCGAACTGCCTGCCGCCGCTGCTGGTGATCGGCGCGCTGCAGATCGCGCGCGCCATCACGCTGGAAGCCACGCTGTCCTTCCTGGGGCTGGGCGTGCCGATCACCGAGCCCTCGCTCGGGCTGCTGATCTCCAACGGCTACCAATACCTGCTGTCCAACGAATACTGGATCAGCTTCTTCCCCGGCGTCGCCCTGCTGGCCGCCATCGTCGCGATCAACCTTGTCGGTGACCAGTTGCGCGACGTGCTCAACCCGAGGTTGCAGAAATGA
- a CDS encoding ABC transporter permease: MTGWLLRRVLQALGVVVVMTVIVFIGLHAIGNPIDILIGEDMNQQERLAAIARLGLDQPLWRQYLAFVDGALHGSLGRSFVYQEDAVRLILQRLPATMELAFAALLMAIVVGVPLGLFAGMKPEHPVSRTLMATSIVGFSLPAFWVALMLIMVFSVQLGWLPASGRGATRELFGVQWSWLTLDGWQHLLLPAFNLALFKISLVLRLTRAGVREVLPQDYVKFARAKGLTPTRVVLMHVMRNTMIPLVTVLGLELGATIAYAVVTESIFAWPGAGKLILDSINSLDRPVVVAYLMVVVVIFVTLNLIVDLLYKLLDPRVRLEGAK, translated from the coding sequence GTGACCGGTTGGCTGCTGCGCCGCGTGCTGCAGGCGCTGGGCGTCGTGGTGGTGATGACGGTGATCGTCTTCATCGGCCTGCATGCCATCGGCAACCCGATCGACATCCTGATCGGCGAGGACATGAACCAGCAGGAGCGCCTGGCCGCCATCGCGCGGCTCGGGCTCGACCAGCCGCTGTGGCGCCAGTACCTGGCCTTCGTCGACGGCGCGCTGCACGGCAGCCTGGGTCGCAGCTTCGTCTACCAGGAAGACGCCGTGCGCCTGATCCTGCAGCGCCTGCCGGCCACCATGGAGCTGGCCTTCGCGGCGCTGCTGATGGCGATCGTGGTGGGCGTGCCGCTGGGGCTCTTCGCGGGCATGAAGCCCGAGCACCCGGTGTCGCGCACGCTGATGGCCACCAGCATCGTCGGCTTCTCGCTGCCGGCCTTCTGGGTCGCGCTGATGCTGATCATGGTGTTCAGCGTGCAGCTCGGCTGGCTGCCCGCGAGCGGGCGCGGCGCCACGCGCGAACTGTTCGGCGTGCAGTGGTCCTGGCTCACGCTCGACGGCTGGCAGCACCTGCTGCTGCCGGCCTTCAACCTGGCGCTGTTCAAGATCTCGCTGGTGCTGCGGCTCACGCGCGCCGGCGTGCGCGAAGTGCTGCCGCAGGACTACGTGAAGTTCGCACGCGCCAAGGGCCTGACGCCCACGCGCGTGGTGCTGATGCACGTGATGCGCAACACCATGATCCCGCTGGTCACGGTGCTGGGACTGGAGCTGGGCGCGACCATCGCCTATGCGGTGGTCACCGAGAGCATCTTCGCCTGGCCGGGCGCCGGCAAGCTGATCCTCGACAGCATCAACTCGCTCGACCGGCCCGTGGTGGTGGCCTACCTGATGGTGGTCGTCGTGATCTTCGTGACGCTGAACCTCATCGTCGACCTGCTCTACAAACTGCTCGACCCGCGCGTGCGGCTGGAAGGCGCGAAATGA
- a CDS encoding flavin-containing monooxygenase, with protein MTNEPLGLPALETRLRQDLSWLGLPARRWVPPHPTQGDALLDVAIVGGGMAGLALLATLTHLGVHARIYDRAPAGFEGPWATTARMETLRSPKELTGPALGLPALTFRAWFEAQWGLAAWDALDKIPRLQWAEYLRWYRRVLGLDVRNGQQVRAVLPRADGVVQLDLADLDAGDKFYSVQARHVVLATGRDGLGGAWVPDWAASLPRDRWAHSSERWDAASLRGKRVAVVGGGASAMDAAASALEAGAARVDLLIRRADLPRVNKGKGAGNPGMVHGFWQLPDEWKWRIRHYINVQQVPPPHGSTLRVSRHANAHFQLGTPVLGAAQRADGALRLDTAQGPLAADFVVFSTGFRTDWALRPEFAAFSSQVRVWQDRFAPPEGMTDSELAESPDLGPLFEFQEKTPGACPGLERVHCFNYAASLSHGAAAGDIPQITDGAQRLARGLAARLLSEDADQHFAAMQRYAEPELDGDEWTPSALPPYVEPAEAGDREVAP; from the coding sequence GTGACGAACGAACCCCTCGGCCTGCCCGCACTCGAAACGCGCCTGCGGCAAGACCTCTCATGGCTCGGCCTGCCGGCCAGGCGCTGGGTGCCCCCCCACCCGACACAGGGCGATGCGCTGCTGGACGTCGCCATCGTCGGCGGCGGCATGGCGGGCCTTGCGCTGCTCGCCACGCTCACGCACCTGGGCGTGCACGCCCGCATCTACGACCGCGCGCCCGCCGGCTTCGAAGGGCCCTGGGCCACCACCGCGCGCATGGAGACGCTGCGTTCGCCCAAGGAGCTCACCGGCCCCGCGCTGGGCCTGCCCGCGTTGACCTTCCGCGCCTGGTTCGAGGCGCAATGGGGCCTTGCGGCGTGGGACGCGCTCGACAAGATTCCGCGCCTGCAGTGGGCCGAGTACCTGCGCTGGTATCGCCGCGTGCTCGGCCTCGACGTGCGCAACGGGCAGCAGGTGAGGGCGGTGCTGCCGCGCGCCGACGGCGTGGTGCAGCTCGACCTGGCCGATCTCGATGCCGGCGACAAGTTCTACAGCGTGCAGGCACGCCACGTCGTGCTCGCGACCGGCCGCGACGGTCTCGGCGGCGCCTGGGTGCCCGACTGGGCGGCGTCGCTGCCGCGCGATCGCTGGGCCCACTCTTCGGAACGCTGGGACGCCGCGAGCCTGCGCGGCAAGCGTGTCGCCGTGGTCGGCGGCGGCGCTTCGGCGATGGATGCCGCCGCGAGCGCGCTCGAAGCCGGCGCCGCGCGCGTCGACCTGCTGATCCGCCGCGCCGACCTGCCGCGCGTCAACAAGGGCAAGGGCGCCGGCAACCCGGGCATGGTCCACGGCTTCTGGCAATTGCCGGACGAATGGAAATGGCGCATTCGCCACTACATCAACGTGCAGCAGGTGCCCCCGCCGCACGGCAGCACGCTGCGCGTGTCACGCCACGCGAACGCGCATTTCCAGCTCGGCACGCCGGTGCTGGGCGCGGCGCAGCGGGCCGACGGCGCATTGCGGCTCGACACGGCCCAGGGCCCGCTGGCGGCGGACTTCGTCGTCTTCAGCACGGGCTTTCGCACCGACTGGGCGCTGCGCCCCGAGTTCGCCGCGTTCTCCTCGCAGGTGCGTGTCTGGCAAGACCGCTTCGCGCCGCCCGAGGGCATGACCGACAGCGAGCTCGCCGAATCGCCCGATCTGGGCCCGCTGTTCGAATTCCAGGAAAAGACGCCGGGCGCCTGCCCCGGGCTGGAGCGTGTGCACTGCTTCAACTACGCCGCCTCGCTCTCGCACGGCGCCGCGGCCGGCGACATTCCGCAGATCACCGACGGTGCCCAGCGCCTGGCGCGCGGCCTGGCCGCCAGGTTGCTGAGTGAAGACGCCGACCAGCACTTCGCCGCCATGCAGCGCTATGCCGAGCCCGAGCTCGACGGCGACGAATGGACGCCTTCGGCGCTGCCGCCCTACGTCGAACCCGCCGAAGCCGGCGACCGCGAGGTGGCGCCGTGA
- a CDS encoding LysR family transcriptional regulator produces MEHRQLEAFAAVMSTGSVTGAARLLARSQPAVSRLVQELEAEIGYALFTRHGPRVTPTEQGFLLYEDVDRALGSLQQIHLRAAEIARGNAQPLLLAATSALALGLLPQALRQMEAQAGAVPIQLRSASPEQVVHAVLSGAVQLGASSLPLEHRGLEVHWIGQMPCVAVLPQNDPLAAHDVVPLAALAQRRIITMSNPFRLRHRLDATLARAGHSPTQRDALIETNSSVNAQALARAGLGVAVLEPLTACGAPLEGLAVRPLDTDIPFVFGVVTPQARPITAPVRALIDALLAAASALPHFVRHDVSAHAALLRTLYGGDDAAAGDESLS; encoded by the coding sequence ATGGAACATCGTCAGCTTGAAGCTTTTGCCGCCGTCATGTCGACCGGTAGCGTCACTGGCGCGGCACGGCTGCTGGCGCGCTCCCAGCCGGCGGTGTCCCGGCTGGTGCAGGAACTCGAAGCCGAGATCGGCTATGCGCTGTTCACCCGCCACGGTCCTCGCGTGACGCCGACCGAGCAGGGTTTTCTGCTCTACGAAGACGTCGACCGCGCCCTTGGCAGCCTTCAGCAGATTCACCTGCGCGCGGCCGAGATCGCGCGCGGCAATGCACAGCCGCTGCTGCTGGCCGCCACCTCCGCGCTGGCGCTCGGGTTGCTGCCGCAGGCGCTGCGGCAGATGGAAGCGCAGGCCGGCGCCGTGCCCATCCAGCTGCGCAGTGCGTCGCCCGAACAGGTCGTGCATGCGGTCCTCAGCGGCGCGGTGCAGCTCGGCGCCAGCAGCCTGCCGCTGGAGCACCGCGGGCTGGAGGTGCACTGGATCGGGCAGATGCCCTGCGTGGCCGTGCTCCCGCAGAACGATCCGCTGGCGGCGCATGACGTGGTGCCGCTGGCGGCACTGGCGCAGCGCCGCATCATCACCATGAGCAACCCGTTCCGCCTGCGCCACCGACTCGACGCCACGCTGGCGCGCGCGGGCCATTCGCCGACGCAGCGCGACGCGCTGATCGAGACCAATTCGTCGGTCAACGCCCAGGCGCTGGCCCGCGCCGGGCTCGGCGTGGCCGTGCTGGAGCCGCTGACCGCCTGCGGCGCGCCGCTCGAAGGCCTGGCCGTGCGGCCGCTCGATACCGATATTCCCTTCGTCTTTGGCGTGGTCACACCGCAGGCCAGGCCGATCACGGCGCCGGTGCGCGCGCTGATCGACGCCCTGCTGGCCGCCGCCAGCGCGCTGCCGCATTTCGTGCGGCACGACGTGTCGGCCCACGCCGCGCTGCTGCGCACCCTGTACGGCGGCGACGACGCCGCCGCAGGCGACGAAAGCCTTTCCTGA
- a CDS encoding nuclear transport factor 2 family protein, which translates to MSTEHTRGIVEQLFAKARTGADPDEIASLFDEKVDWLIAGDVATVPWIGRKTGRAGVATFYRQIRELLVSERFEVTGILVDGSRAVVLGSLASRVKRTGKLIETEFVFDMAVHDGLITRYHMLEDSFAVAQALTQG; encoded by the coding sequence ATGTCCACTGAACACACCCGCGGAATCGTCGAGCAACTCTTTGCCAAGGCCCGCACGGGCGCCGACCCGGATGAAATCGCGTCCTTGTTCGACGAGAAGGTCGATTGGCTGATCGCGGGCGACGTGGCGACGGTGCCCTGGATCGGCAGGAAAACGGGGCGGGCGGGCGTCGCGACCTTCTATCGCCAGATTCGCGAGCTGCTGGTGTCCGAGCGCTTCGAGGTGACCGGCATTCTTGTCGACGGTTCTCGCGCCGTAGTTCTGGGCTCGCTCGCTTCACGGGTCAAGCGCACGGGCAAGCTGATCGAGACGGAATTCGTCTTCGACATGGCGGTGCATGACGGCCTGATCACGCGCTATCACATGCTGGAGGACAGCTTCGCTGTCGCCCAGGCCCTGACACAGGGGTGA